atttatatatatatgaaataaCATTGATGCTCTTATTATCTCATTTTATACAACATGCACTACCTGCACCTCGTCATCAAAGAGACGCTGCGGCTGCACGCCGCGGTGCCACTGCTCCTCCGGCAAGACTGCCAGCCAGGAGGACACCAGCGGCGTCCTCGGCTACGACGTGCCTAAAGGGCGCCATGGTGCTGGTCAAGGCGTGGGCGATAGGCCAGGGGACGCCGCAACCTATGGGGGGGACGCGGAGAAGTTCAGTCGGAGAGGTTCGAGGGCTGCGCCGACGGGGCGGCGGAGATAGACTTCAGGGGCACGGACTTGGAGCTCGTGCCATTCAGCGCCAGGCGGAGGATCTGTCCCGGTATAGCGCTCGGCCTCGCAAGTCTACAGTTCCATTTCGACTGGGAGCTTTCCCCGGCGCTGCGCCGAAGGAGCTGGACATGGCTGAGGAGCTCGGGATCacggcgaggaggaagagcgACTTGTGGCTGCACGCCACCATTCGCGTACCTGCTCGTAATGTGTGGATGTTTGTTTACGTTGGGAGCTATGAGTTAAGAGCTAGAATCATTTGGGATGTAAGAAGTTTGCGAAAATTCCACGTGAAATAGTTTGATCCCAGTTGAAGTCTAAAATTTTCCATCATTCCAAACAAAGCTTATGCAAAGGCAACTCCTTACTGCCGGAGTTTTAGTTTCAACCGGCGATtaaatttcaccaaaattttagtgaaatttcaaaaaaatgaaatatctaattccaATGAATTGAAGATTTGTCAACTCAAAAGATTGACCATTTGATTGCGATACCACTCATATTAATGAATTCACTAGCACGTGAAACCCACAGTGCAAGAAACGAAAAATAACcgaaattttaataaaatttcacaaatttcaaTATTTTCACTGGTAAACGAGAAAAATGTAAACTGAAATCCCTGGTTTCAACTGTGAGACTGACGAAAGCTTCGCTTCCCTCAAGCATAGCCTATACAGGGAACAAATACCCCTGACGCTTATGTATCATTGCTGTAAGACTGCATAGGGCCGTCTAATCGCTGCTAGCTGGGAGATGGAATAATACTGATTACCATCTTTGAAACTTCGGGAGTAATATTTCATCTGAACACCGTGATGCACAGGAACATGTGTATATTACACCAACAAAAATGCATATCGTGGACCAATTCTGAATTATTGTGAAGAACAATACACGATAACTGGTGAAAgaatattatatatttaatagCAAATTATATGAGCAACACATTTGAATCAACATAACTTGGAAAGTTTTGGACCTGTGGGTGGTTAATCCACCTATCCCTTATGCCCATTCCACGGGGCAGTAGGATAAAATAAGACATCTTCATAGATTATTAATCTGTAGCGGATCATCCTGGAGCTTAAGCTAAAATACATCAGGATTAAAACGTCCGGGCATAGAGTTGTTCTGCTGAGCCTGCTTGAGATGCATTGTGAGAGCATAGTTGTTTATCTGCAATGTAAGGTCAATCCCAAAAGTTTTTTCAGTTGATATGTTACAAAGAGGAGCATAGTTGACGAAATGACTAGGAATTATTACCTCCAGAGTCCTCACTTGCTCCTGGTACTGCAAAACAAGTTGCTTCAAGCTTTGGACTTCCTGAGACCTCTCATCAAACTCCTTTTGGCGCTCATgttgaatggccaccgcacgcTTCAGGACAGCATTCTCTCCCAGAACGACTGTCAATTGCTCCTTAAGCATCGTGTTTTCCTATAGACCAAGAAAACGTATAACTGTTAAACATGCCTTCCTCACCTATCAAGTTTTCTACAAATTAGTCGAATAATACAGGCAAATAGAAGTTAGGGTGACACATGGGTACCTTATGCAAGTTCAGCATAGCTTCAGCTCCTGCACGCTCTACAATGGACTTCTCCAAAGCTTCCAAAGCTCTCGACGCACGAGCCCGTGCATCATCTATGTCAGAAGCATTCGTCATCTCTCTGACAAATAGCTCAACCCATTCGGAGCCATTATTACCTGTCCGATAATTATCTACAGCAGGTGGATGTTCTGTAGCTGTATCCACGCCACCATTGGGTATACCTGCCAAGGTATGCAAAATTGCTGCTACTGTCAACAATACAACCAAGAAAACTACTGTTCTGCTTTTTAGAGAATAGTAAAACGCATCAGGATATAAGTGTGCTACAACCAATTCATTTACTGTGGTAGTACTCGTCATACCATCCTAGCTGATACAAAATTATGTTAACCGCCAAATGCAACACAAGAGCTGGACAGCTTGATGTCATATCAAGGTGAAGTTACGAGTAAAGCCAGAGAGTCAGAGACAAAGTAGGATATTTTGGTGATCCAATTCTATGTATAATTAATTGCGTACCACAATCAgatccaaacatgtgttttaaATTCGACAGCGCATGATGGTGTAGAGATATAAcggtaaaaaaattatgaatccttgaaatctgaaattgcaaaatAGGTCTCTGAGTAATACTGATGAACAAATTCGAACAGGAGTATCAAAACCTATTTTCAATGAGTCAGTGCTTGGTGACTATCATAAGTTCAACTAGAAGTCTAGAACTCAACTAGAAGTCTAGAACTAAATGCATGAGCATGTATGATTATTGCTATATGATTGCATCCAAGGAAAACAACAGTCTTGGGTAGAAAATGAACCTTCAACAGATGGGTCAATTGCTGCAGGCTGACCATTTTCCGATTTGAAACCAGTAGATAACAAGGTAGCCTCTGTTGACTCCAAGCGCAGCTCATTCAAACTCTTTATTGCAGAATCCAAGTCATCTCCAGATGCTTCCAGAGCTCTTTCAAGCAACTACAATTATTTCGAACAAGTATAGTCAGCTGTGTTGCACATATAATACTACTTACTAGTAGGAAAAGTAAATGACTCTGCACCGAAGTAATTCAATCCATCAGGACGCAGCAGGAGGATAAATTTCCATAGATAAAGGAAACCACATACAATCCAAAAATTCACTTTGTGTGCTCGGGACATAGCAGCCTTGGAGCAGATTAAACACTTTCAAGAACTTAAAATAGTGTGGATACATGTATTCAATCCCTACAACACCATCAACTACGGCGAATACAAATGCTTAGCAAATTTCCCTTAAGAAAACATACACAGGATAACAGTAGAtgaaatcctatcaaacaaacAATTTTCAGTGCTAACATGGCCCAAAGCCGTCAAATGCAATAGTGGTAGGCCATGCTACAATTCTATCTTCACAGTACCACAAA
The sequence above is drawn from the Phragmites australis chromosome 10, lpPhrAust1.1, whole genome shotgun sequence genome and encodes:
- the LOC133883351 gene encoding uncharacterized protein LOC133883351, producing the protein MSAVVCGKRSSSIFADELLPPSPPSPHSHHHHHPAAKRSRRSPPHRAFDGHRRGALLHQLLPFFPDMDPQLLERALEASGDDLDSAIKSLNELRLESTEATLLSTGFKSENGQPAAIDPSVEGIPNGGVDTATEHPPAVDNYRTGNNGSEWVELFVREMTNASDIDDARARASRALEALEKSIVERAGAEAMLNLHKENTMLKEQLTVVLGENAVLKRAVAIQHERQKEFDERSQEVQSLKQLVLQYQEQVRTLEINNYALTMHLKQAQQNNSMPGRFNPDVF